AAGCCAGAAGTCATTCACATTTTATAGgtggggacactgaggctggaGAGGTTCAGTGACTTGTTTCGGGTTATAAGGAGCCAGGATTCCAAGTTCCCAGCTGGACAACAGCCCTCTCTTGCAGGGCCTTTGAGAACTTACACATGCCGGGGGAAGGAGGGGGTGGCAAGAGGGGTGCTGCTGCTGGGCAAGTCACCTGCAGGTGCCCTGAACACACCTCAAGTGCCAAGGGCTAAAACTGGGCCACGTCCATCTGCTCAAATATGCAAACCACGTTTCCCTCCCTCCCGCAGCAGTGTGTCAAGGTGACCATGGGTCAGGAACAGGGAAAGCACTGGATTTTAGCCCTGAATCACaggcctccctcccccccccccccagcccctcctcagcAGTTCCCGCAGGTGTGAAGCTCATGGGCCGTGGGGGGCAGCCGAGGCACAGCGTCCTTTCCGAATTCTGTGCACAGCCCGTGTGTTAACCCTGCTCCTGAGGACTCTCGCTCTAATGAAACTGGGCACCTCCAATCATAAATGACCCTGgaatgctgaggaaggaggagatgCAGAGACAGCCCAGGGTGACACAGGGCAGGTGACAGGAAGGACCTTGTGGATCGGACACCAGAGGTGAAGTCCAGACTTTTTAGCAGCTCCCCAAGAGCAGGTGGGGCCCAGGTCACTAGAGGTTCCGTCTGGGCTACCAGGCAGCGAAGCTGAGGTGTCCCAGGAGGCTGGCTCCAGTAAGCTCACCTACACTGTCCCCCCTGTGTCCCGCTCCCTCCCACACAGCACTATTGTTTTTCTTGGTCATCAAGATCCAAAACTCAAGTCCACTTATTCTCAGCTCTCACGTCCAGCTGCACTTAAGTTCACAAAGCACCCCCCAAACACCAGTCCTGCCAGTTCCCACAATGTCCAGGGTGGGGGGGGCTGCGTGCCTGCCAATcccatctcccccccccccacgtGTCCACCCCTTTTACAGAACCTCAGAGGAGCTTCCTCACAAACAGCAAGGGCCCTCCCACCACCACCTAGACCACCAGGGGCATGCTGGACTCTAGATATCAGTCCATCTTTGTCCCTGCAGGTCCCACCACATCTGTCTACACATCTACTCCAACTCCAGGGACAATTCCCATTGCCCCCAGGTGCAAACTCTGTAGCTTTATCCCCCCCATCCAGGTTCGGGGTTCCTGCGCGGCCTCCCTTGCACCTCACATAGACCTGTTTGGGCCTGGGCCACTCATGAAGAATTTGTCACCAGAAAACCTCTATCATAATCGTGCTTTTGTGGTTTCCCGTGACATTATCTTGCCCGTATTCTACACTCCCCCAGGGGTGCTTGGCTGGACAGCCCCTGGTGGATGCCCAGTAAATGTGTCACACAGCAGCAAAGCAGGAACAATCCCAGGTCCCAACAGCAACAATTTTCAGACAACTCCAGCAGAGCTCCACTGCCCCCTTGTGGACACCCAGTGGGGCGACATGAGGAAAATAGTGGGAAGGGAAAAAACGGGATTTTGGTGCAGCAGCCAAGTAAACTGACCAGACCCTCCTGCTGGCGACTATAAACAAGCACCTCAGAAAGATGAAGGAAAGCAggaaggctctctggggagcaGAGAGACCTGGAGAGTGGAATGGCCACGGGGAGGCCTGGGGCAGCACCACTCGGGCAGCTAGAACTCTGGGAAACCCAGTCTGTCTGGCTTCAGGAACCAAAAGACCAGGGCTGAAGACACCAGCCACTGGATGGGAGGACGTGCTCCCACAGAAGGGCCTCAGGAGAAGCACAACCCTGCTAGGTGTCAACTGCTCAAAGCTGGATTATCAGCACGTGGACCCTGCAAACAGAGGCTCAGGGCACGTGATGATGCAAAGACGGAACCGAGATCCCCACGGCTGCCGTTTCCCAGACAGCCCAACAGAGCCAGCCTGTGACGTACATATACAACACCAGGGACCCAAGAATCACCAGACTCCAAGCCCCAAATAACAAGGATTTCAAAGCAGCCATAACATCTGAAAAGAACAGAGCCTACGGCACAATATCCAAAGGGCAGTCACATGCGATTAGAGCACAAGAAAAACAGCGTAGGACCCAGGCACcagggcacatgcctgtcatcccagtggaccaggaggcagaggcaggaggatcgcaagttcgaaggcagcctcagcaagttaggcTGTAAGCCACTCAGCAGGACCCCGGATCccgtctctaaacaaaatataaaacagggctgggatgtggctggtgctcaagtgccctgggttcactccctggtacaaGGGAAGGTGTGGGGTGGGGAAGCAGGAAGAAATGGTCAAAATATCCATAATTTTGTACTGGTGAATGGTATTCAAAGAATACCAACCAGTACAGCAGGAAGAAAAACACTCTTAAGCAAAATGTCCAAAAGCCAAAAACCAGGACAAAGTGAAAACCTTGAAAGCAACTGAGGGCCAGGAGAGGGACAGTAACTTGAGAAAATGACAAGGGTATCCCCAACTTCTCAGAAACCAGAGGTGCTACAAGACAGTTGCAATGCACTGAGAAAATTCTACCTACTGTGTGAGGAGACAAAGGCAGAGAGACCAATCAGACCAACATATTGCATAAACATCCTTGaagaatggagggaaaaaaacCAGCCATTTGGCAAACACCTGTGAAGTcagtgactcatgaggctgaggcagaaggatcacaggttcaaagccagcctcatcaagttAGCGAGACaccaactcaaaaataaaaaagggctggggatgtagctcagtggtactatgcccctgggtttaacccccagtaccacacacacacacacacacaaaaaaagccatttatgattttttttttttaagagatcaACAGAGCAACAAAATGTTAGAAGCGGTTCTTGAGGCtaaaggaaaacagaaggaaCTCAGTTACCCCTTAGTGGTCACAGAACGAAGGGGTTCCAGGATTCCCCTTGAACACCAAGCCCACAGCACTGAATGACAGACCTTTGCACATCCTGCCACACACATTAAGTCACCCAGGTTATTTACAATGCAAACGCTATGCAAATTGTTGTCACACTGAATGACAACAGGGAAAAGCCCCTCCTATTCAGTGCAGATTAGACTTTGCTGGCGTGCGCATGGAGCAAGACAAGGGCtctccctgagccacatccccagcccagacacaatttctttttcctaaatattttcaatcGGTTGAATCTACAGGTGGACCCAGGGCTGACTGTGCATGTCAAAGGAAAGAGCGTCAGGAAGTCAGGATCGGGAAAATACGCACCCGGCCGTGGGTTCCATGCCCAGGtggaaaaaaagggctggtgggTATGAGCTTGGAGACcatgttcaggggctggggacagagctcaggtggcagagcacttgcctcatatgcacaaagccctgggttcactgCCCAGCAGTagcacaaaaacaacaaaaaactatatttaaatgtGATTCTAAAAACTATTCAGAACTGTCAAAATTGGGAAACAGCACactgtccatcaacagaagaacGGGTGAGCTGCGGCGGACAGCCTGCTATCTATGGCTGTGACAGGTGCCATGGTAGTGGCTGGAAGGGTGGCCCCCAAAAGACAGTCCAAAGGCTAAGCCCTGGGATCCGAGTGTGACCTGCTTTGGACGATGGTAACTAATGAGCCCAGAAGCGAGTCCCGAACACCAGGTGAGCCCTAAACCGACCTGCTATccctgcaggaggcagagggtggaggcagagggtggagacagagGAAGACACTCAGACTAGGTGGTGCTTCACAGCCAAGGGACACCAGGGACTGCGAGCACCACCAGCAGCCAGGGCAGGTGCAGACTCTCCCCAGGGGATCCAGAAGTAGgcagccctgcccacacctggGTTTCAGGTTCCCTggctccagaattgtgagaaaatacatttctgtggtTTGGAGACACCTGGTGTGTGGACAATGGCTACAGCAGCCTTTGGGAATTCATGTGCACAGTTCAGCTAAACAACACTCTTCCTAACAGAGGGCCCAAAGCTCAGTCATCCTAACCAAAGCACAGATGTCACTGTGACCTGTGTGGCCCACACACACAGCAAGCCTGTGGTGACAGGGCACTGAGCGGCAGGCAGCAGCGCCTCTCCGTGTTTCTGGGTGGTAAACCCACAACatcacagggacagggacagggcacACTGGTGAGCAAGGATGGAAGCGCAGGAGCAAACGAAAAGTGCTGGAACTCACTCTCCCCCCCTCACTCCAACCCATCAGCAAGTCCCCAGAAAAACCCAGTCTGGGCCTCCTCCCCACGTCCGCTCCTCTGCCCAGGTGCGGGCTGCAGCCATCGCCCCTGGGTTATGCGCACTAAGCTGTCCTGCTCTCCCCATTtccacctctgcctcctcctATGATATATTCTCCGATCAGCCCACAGGTATCACTCCAGGGTATGACCAGATGTCACTCGTGATCAGACCCCAGGATGGCTTTCCACCTGCTCAGGGACCTATAAAGCCCTATCACTGCCCCTACTTATCTACCAGCCAGCCAGGCGCCTGCCTCAGGGCCTGCAGGGACCATTCCCTCCATCCAGAAGTTTCCTCTCATGGGTTCTGAGTGCTCCAAGGCCACCTCAATGAGGCACTCCAGGGTCTCCCGCCCGGAGACTAAGCCCTCCGCACTTCCCACCCCTGACTACTCGTCTCGTTTGCTCCTGATTATATTTTGCATGAGGCTGGGCTTTCTGTCTACTGACTCTGGTGCTCATCCAGCCTGTGACACAACCCACCGGCAGCTCTTTGTTGAATGAACAGTCGACCTCAGCTCCAGAGACCAGGGTTCTTAGTGGGTGTTGCTCAGCTTCAAAACTAAGACCTCCCCATACCTCActcctctctgcaccccagaacTTTAGGGAGGCCTGAAAGCCAGACCAGAGGTCAATATCACGGCTGGGCAGCACCAGGTCCCATCTCCACTCAAAGCACTTACCCCATTCCCTGTTTGAAAGCTTCAATTAACTCGTTCTTTTTATTCTGATCTTCTACCCAATACACGCTTGGAATCACGAACTCTGATATCACTCGGCACTCCGGACAAGACCTGAAATAAGAACCAGGTTAGGGCCACACTGTCCATGCTCCAGCTCCACCTGCTCAGACACGTGCCCCAGGGGCTCCCTTCCTTCACCAAAACTCCCAACAGGGGCACTCACAGTTACCTACAAACTTACTGGAAGAAACAGGTTCCCCTCACCcataaaaagacaacccaattttGAAATGAGCAAAGAATCTGAGTATTAATCTAAAGTAACTATTAACCACATTAGAAGATGCTCATTATCATTAGTTatgaggaaatgcaaatcaagaccacACGAAGACACCGCTTCACTCCCTCAAGGATGGCTCCAatcagaaataaagacaaaacaagtgttggtgagggtgtgagGCCATTAGAGCCCTCTAAACGGCAGGCAGGAAGGTAAAATGAACAAGCAGCCATTTGGGGAAATAACCTGTGGGTTCCTTAGTTAAATGCAGAGTTTCCCTAAGACCCAGCAGCAATTCTAGGCCTGGAACACACCTAGAGAAACGAAGGCTTGTGTCCACATAAGGTTCAGAGGAACCTGTTTCTTACAGTAAATAGGTTCTTAAGTGACCGTAGGTGCACCTGTTGGGAGTCCTGTCCACACCACACACAGCTGTCACAAGAGCACCATCCCCAACAGCTGGGGAGTGGAAAGAACCCGAATGGCCATCAGCTCATGGGACCAACAATGTGCCCAGCATTCGATGGCCTATGATTCACCCACAGAAATGCAGTGCTGATCTACACCACCACAGGGACGAGCGCTGAAGCTAGGCCAAGCGAGAGAACATATGGTTCTGTTGAGGAAACATCTAGAATACAAACATCTGTGGAGACAGGAGCAAGGTCAGTGGCTGCCTAGGCctggaaggagaggggaaggggcagtGGCCGCAAATGGACGTGCCCGAGAAGGTGACCCCTTGTGCAGTTAGACTGTCGGGACAGCTGCACACAGCAGACCCTTTACTCCTCCACAAAGAGGCCGAGCCACTGTGGAGCGAGACTCCAGGAAGTTACTGACCTCACCACGCCTCAGGGTCCTGTCTGTGCAACGCAGATGGCACTGAGGGCATGACACGGGCTGCTGCAGAGGAGCCCCCACCAGTGCCAGGCATGCACCCCCACCCACTGCTGGCTAGAGCACCACCGGTGCCAGGCAGCAGGAAGCGCTCACACACGTTCCATGCAGGCCCTGGggcgcctttttttttttttgaagatttaaaaaaaaaaaaaaaaaaaaggggctggggctcagtggcagagcgatggcctgacatgtgtgaggcactgggccggatcctcagcaccacataaagataaagaagtaaagtccacctaaaactaaaaaataaatattaaaaagataataaagctCAAATAGGTTACTAGGCGACTGGCTTAAAGGCAATGTGTACTGTGGTCCTGGGCCCAAAAGCAGGACCAGGAGGTAGAAAGGGGCCCGCGACCCTCCTCATAGATCATCTCTGCCGTCTCCACCCCTGGTCCCCAGCACTTGGCGGGAACCGTCacccatcttcttttttttttttttttttttttttttttttggtaccagggtttgaactcagggacccctgaccactgagccccttccccagcctggttttgtattttacttagagacagggtcccactgagctgcttagcacttCACGTTGCctagtttggctttgaacttgcgattcttctttctcaacctccagagccactgggatgacaggcgtgctccactgtgcctggctgtcacCCACCTTTTAGAAAAGGGGCTTGAGCTCAGGAAGGGGAGGTGACAGCGCCCAAGTGCACACAGGACCCTCAGTTACTTTGCACTAAGACACCTCCAGAGGGCAAGGGTGGATTCAACTGGATGAGGAAGCCCAGCGGTGGGAAGGAAGGCACGCTAGTCGGGGCAGATGCACAGGGATGGACAGGGATGGACGGTTGGACTTACTTGATGATCGGGTTTTCAAACTGCTTGGCACACCTCCACTGCCGGATGCAGGACAGGCAGTAGGTGTGGTTGCAGTTGGAGAGAATCCCAAACCTCCTCTCTGAGGCCGACGCCTTCTCCAGGATCACCTCCATGCAGATGCTGCACACCTTGTCCTGACTGGCCTGGAAGGCAAAGGCCTTCTCCATCTCGTGTTCAAATGTCGACATGCAGATCTGCAGCAAGAGGAGGGAAACCTTCGTCTGCACCCTGGAGAGCACCAAGAGCCCAGGGGTCGCTGCAGTGACACCACCACAGGCCCAACAGGAAGGGCACAGAAAGTGGCTGCTGCACAGGGCCCAGCAGCCCCCGGATTCAGGACACAAAGCTGTCAGACCACAAAGAGGACTTCCAGCCACCCTACCTCTAGATTCCCAGAGGACCCATAAGATATGGTCAACACTAAATTATAATCGAGACCAGAGAGACCTGGAGGTTGACAGCACTGCTGTGAGTGGCAGAGTGTCTAAGGACTGGGCCTTGTCTCTCGGCTCCTCTGGACACTGCCTCCCCCATGCTGAGCCACGCCAGTACCAGGAATGCTGAGCAATGAGCTCAAGGTGTGACGACACACAGTAAGCAGTGCAGCCTTCCCCAAGAGGGTGAAGAGAAGAACTGCTCGGCTCCACTCACTCTGAACACCTCCTCTGTGCTGGACTCAGAGGGCCAAGAGCAGGCCCAGgtgcagcccagcccagccctgccccaccgGGCCCCAGGGCTCACAGCACAGAGGCTCCCCACCCTGCAGAAGGGAAAGCCCATCTAGAGCGCTCCCTCCAGGATCAAGGCCGCCCACTGCCCCTGGGGTGCACTATCAGGACACAGCCCGAGCTCAGTAGTCACAGAGGACGCCTGTCTCCATCAGGTGCACCAGCACCATCTGGTCCTCGGGAGGCTTTAGTTCACTTGAAGTGGCCTGGTGTCCCCCCGTCTCTGCGATCTACCCACACACAGCCAAAGACACGGTCCACCATAGGGCTCCTCAAGGCTTCCCAACAGCACTGGGTCCCAGCCAGTGATGTGCAACCAGGGGAGGGAGGATGTCGGGCGCCTTGCCCATGTGAGGGAGCAGCAGGCACGGTGCCTTGCTCCTGAGCCAGCTCTCCCTAAACTCTGCACTGCTTTACATTTCTGATGCCCCTGCATTTTCTCTTTATCCTAAATAATCAAAAGTGGACAAAACGACAACagaaaaaagaatctgaaaatagATGCAGACATACCAGGGACACAGTGCAGGCATTAATCtggcagaaagactgctacagacaCCAATGATCTTGTCACCTGGCTCATTTCAGATTGCTAAGCCGAGTCCAGCCGAGGGTGTGACTTTACCTTCTCATGCGCTTTCCTTTGCTCAGGGTCGAAGGGGTGCAGGACTCTCAGCCTGCAGATCTCACACACGTCCCCGTGCAGGTAGACACAGGAATCCCCAAACCGGCACTCCCCGGCCGCAGCGTAGGGACACAGCGGCTCGCTGTTGTAGGAGCTGCTGGCCTCCAAGTCATCCAGGCCACTCCTGATGGCATCGAGGTACGAATGGGGCTTCACCTCCAGGCTCGTCTGGGGGTCACTGCAGCTGCCTAGATTACTCACCATGCTTGGGTGCGTCTTTTCTTCAGCCAGGCCAGAGAGATCTTAACACAAAACACACAGGACACACGGGTGAAAACTGGCTGCATCTTTCAGGTACGCTGCTAGCCAAACCAAACAGATCAGTGACTGCAACCTAAGAAATCCACACCTGGGAACAGACAGCAAGAAAGTAggccaaaaaggaaaaataaagggaatagatttataatttaaaaaaagaaaaaaacaaaacaaaaacaaaaaaacaaccaaaaaaaccaaaaaccccaaccagccaggcacagtggcgcacctataatcccagtgactcaggaggctgaggcaggaaggtagcaagtttgaagccagcatcagcaacttagtgagcccatccaaaaaaaaaaaaaagtcccataGTGCAGggccaggaatgtggctcagtggtagagcacctcgtACCAAAAaggggatggaaaaaaaaaaggaaaggaacatGAATGGCCAGACCAGACAGGAAAAGCAGCAAAACACAACATGTTATATCTGTACTAAAGAACACTAAAGGACTAGGGTGGGGACTCGGTGGCAGAGCAcgtgcctagcatatgtgaggcactgggttcacttctcagcaccacaaataaatgtccatcaacaaaaaaaaaaaaaaaaaaaagaacactgaagGGACTGTTAGAAAGTGGCATGGATCAGTTAACATTCAGATAACCCAGAATATAAAGGTCATTTAGACTGAGGTCGACAGAACACAAAGGTTCCTTCACACCCAAGTCCAGCGACACCTCGGGTCCAGAAGCCAGGGTGCAGCTGGCTCTGCTCTGCCACGTCTTCTCCTGGGAGCTTCCCAGACAACCTGCTGCCCAAGGATGGAGACCCCACCGTGGTACAATGCCAGCCCTAGAGCCCCCTTGCCTGGGGGTAGCACCAACCCCTAAAGACAACTTTTAGCATCTGGAACCTTCTCCCTCCCCAAGCCCGTTCCAGGGCACAGTCCACCTCCCAGACTGACACTCCACGGTTTCCAAACGGTGCAGCCCAAAGCACCACCTCTGGGTCAGGGCAGCACCCAGACTGCGCAGACCCACATGGCAAACAGTGATCGTGTCTCCACCAGCTTCACAACAAACTGCTCGACTCGTCCTCACCAACCAGACCACCACCCAGGAAGATGGCAGCTACGGTGACAAAAGACCACGTTTGGTTTTGCCAGGCCAAATGTGGAACTCAGCCCAGCTGTGGGCATGAGGCCGAATGTGAGATTCCAGGGCTCTGCCCACGTGGAGTCCATCCTCAGGACAGCTCTGGGGTCTCCCTGTGGGGACCACCTGCAGTGTATGAGGTTAGGACCGAGCCCCAAGGACAAGCGAGGCAGTTTTTTTGAGCAGTAACAGTTCTGCTCACTCACTTCGGTCTCTGAGCACCAGCGTCCTCTTCTCCCGCTTCCCAGGCTCCTGGGACTGGGTTTTCACGACAGATGTGGTGAGGTCGGCAGAAGGGCGAGGACTGTGGAAGCCTGGGGAGGGCCCAGCATGGGGGAGGGGGCCCACAGCCCCAGCAGCTGCAGCCGAGGGCCTCGTGTGATCGTATCTAAACAAAACACAGGCATGTCACAGACCCGCTGCACACGCGTCCCCCATGCTCCTGGCCCTCAACAGCTGCCTCTGCTCCACTAGCTGAAGTGGGCAATGAGACAACCTGTCCCCATGAGCCCAGCTGAGTTAGAACAGACTGAGCATTAGTAAAGACCGCCTGGCCAGAGGCTACTTATCAACCACATGGAGAGGCCCCATGGGACCAAAACACGGCTCCAGACCACCTACAGAGCCTGAGAGTTCCAAAGATCTACTCCATTCTCCCGCCACCTGCTCCATCAGTGTCCCTTGGAAGGAGTCTCCTAGGCCACTTGTCTGAGGCAGATGCTGGCAGGGGAGACAAGGCAGCTCCACCACCACCCACCATAGGTAGGAGCACGGAAGCTCTGCCTGTAGAAGTCCTGAGGAGCTCTGCAGCGCAAAACCACAGCAAAGGCGGCGCAGAGCCCCTCCCTGCCTGTGACcccggtgacttgggaggctgaggcaggaggatggcaagttcaaggccagcctgggcaacttttaatatttagagCCTTCTCCCTCCCCAAGCCCTGTCCCACAGCACAGTCCAAAAGACCTGtcttacaataaaattttaaaagggctggggctgtagcttagcagcagagcatccctggattcaatccctagtaacattaaaaagcaaaacaaaacaccaggTTTTTAAAGCTTTCCTTCCATCTATAAGCTGCGAAATTTGCCCAAGGAAGACTGAGCATAAATGCTTACTAAGTAGGGACAAGCGTACCAAGAAAACCAGAGGCCACTTAAAtatctaacaaatattttttcaatgatGGTAAATTAACATTATGAAGCATAAAACTACAGTGAGGAGATAAAGCGGCAACACAGGAAAAAAACTGGGGGACATGCCTAATAGGGCAAAAAGATATAGAATCTTATTTACACTGTGACAACAACTAACACTATAGTCATAAGAATTAGGcctaattctttgaaaaattaaaagttttagaaTACCAAAAAGCGAGGTCTTAATTATTTGCCATTCGTTCTTTTTGTAGTAttgtcaaattaattttaaatttaaaatttcctcaACACCTATCCTCCAAATGCAGGACTGGACTCCCTGATGGGTTCCAGTCAGTGGCTGCGGGGTCCTTGCCTGCACCGCGGTCCATAGGCGCAGTAGCCCTTCTGGTAGTACTTGCAGATGGTGGATGGCTTGCTGTTCGCCAAGTCATGTGAGAACAGGCACTGGCTGCCTTCCCGACACACACCATGCATAAAGTACCTGAGGAGACAAGCACAGGACACTTTTAGAAGCACACTCTGCtgtgggggaggggtgctgggccttgtgcatgctccACAAGCTCCTGAGCCCAGTGCCCACTTCGTTCTCCAAGATCtgcatattctgtttttttttttttttttaaatgtgctgaggatcaaacccagtgcctcacacatgccaggcaagcacgctacctcttgagccacatccccagcccggagaTCAGCATATTCTTAAACCTAGCACATAGACGTCCACTGAGCCTATGCCGTGTATCAAGGCTGTCTTAGAAccaagaa
The sequence above is a segment of the Ictidomys tridecemlineatus isolate mIctTri1 chromosome 16, mIctTri1.hap1, whole genome shotgun sequence genome. Coding sequences within it:
- the Mkrn2 gene encoding E3 ubiquitin-protein ligase makorin-2, with protein sequence MSTKQVTCRYFMHGVCREGSQCLFSHDLANSKPSTICKYYQKGYCAYGPRCRYDHTRPSAAAAGAVGPLPHAGPSPGFHSPRPSADLTTSVVKTQSQEPGKREKRTLVLRDRNLSGLAEEKTHPSMVSNLGSCSDPQTSLEVKPHSYLDAIRSGLDDLEASSSYNSEPLCPYAAAGECRFGDSCVYLHGDVCEICRLRVLHPFDPEQRKAHEKICMSTFEHEMEKAFAFQASQDKVCSICMEVILEKASASERRFGILSNCNHTYCLSCIRQWRCAKQFENPIIKSCPECRVISEFVIPSVYWVEDQNKKNELIEAFKQGMGKKACKYFEQGKGTCPFGSKCLYRHAYPDGRLAEPEKPRKQLSSEGTVRFFNSVRLWDFIENRETRQVPSTEDVDMTELGDLFMHLSGVESSEP